From the genome of Malus sylvestris chromosome 13, drMalSylv7.2, whole genome shotgun sequence:
ataaattttaatttttaatttaaaaaatatagtaacgtacatagaaataaattatcaattaattttagggacttggatcaaaaattgaaaaccaacaaagtttcaatcaaagattattcataactagggaccgcatccaaagtctccctaaaaattattttgattgcTAATATATCATGCGTTTACTAACATATAAGGGAATCAAAAAGTGAGTCACACATTGAAAAAATAAGTTATTTCATATATGAGATACCTTGTATTAGATCACCCAACAAGAGTATGTTTATTTCATATCTGAATAATTACATGTGATTACATTCATGATTGCTTCTATGATTTAAAGTAAGTACGGATTTGTTTGTTAACGGTTTGCAAAAtagtttttctctttttagATACGAAAATAGGTGAAAAATGCGTTCAGCAGACCGTTTTGTAAAAATAAActcaagaaatgaaaaaaatgcaaaacaataTTTAGCATAAGTTCTATAGGACATCAAATTGATATGttttctcctctcttttttttgtttttttaataaaaaaatatttttcaaaataaaagaaattataaaacaaagttagagttttaataaaataaataaataaatcatgtATGCCACCACTACCAACACCAATGACGCCGCCACCACATTTTCCATTGTCTCACCATCACCACGACCACGACCACGACCAAATCTTTGACATTACCACCTCCCACCACCCATTGTCTCCACTACCATATCCTCCACCGCCATCACCTTTGCCACCatagccaccaccaccacctccaccatCTCATCATCGCCACAACTGACATTACCTTCATTGTCTCACCATGGCCACCACCACCTGTACCTCCACCGCCACCATTAACAACACCACCACCTCTACCATCTCTACCACTATCATCCCAACCTCTCAACCACCATTTTCACAACCATCCCTCATAACCATTGTTAACACAATCATCTTCTACCACCATTGCCACAATCGtcgccgccgccaccaccatTGGCATCACTCCCTCCACCATTGCCCTCTACCCCGCTATTGCCACCACTTGAATACCACCACTATTAACATCTTCATTCTCACCACTACTACCACTACTCCAACCACCATTGCTACAACACGACTCTCGTCTCAACCACACCATCAATCCTATCACCACCACAATTACTACCAAACATAAATTTTTTTGACATTTGGTACCACAtgcctttttaatattttcattcTCTAAAATTATTCTTGGACTAAAATATCAGACGCAgtctcaaataaaaaaaaatgcaaaatccAATTCGTCGTTTTCGTTTTACAAACAGGttttcaaaaatcattttgtAAAATTTTACCTAAAAGACCCTAGTAATAGCCTTTTGTTTGCATATCAATATTACAAAGATAAGTTCTACCATGAGTTTAATAATCCCCTTTAGAGGCGGCATGCAAAAGCAATTACGTACTGTAAGCATTATTCCTTTCTATTTCAAACATCGACTCAAACAAACTAAACAAACGTATTGTTGTTCTTGTTTCTATTAATTCCAAACTCTCAAACATAATTTTAGACACGTCTATTCAACgtcgacccaaaaaaaaaaaaaaaaatagagactTGCGTATTCAACAAATCGCCATATTAGCATATAGTTTAAGCTAAATTTGAGTAGGCAGGATATTGGCTTACACATATATAGGTTGTCTTTCAGGTCAGCTTGTTCTCCATTGTTCTCCATGCATGCATAAAGACCGACGCCTAAAATGCCAGTTTAGAAAATAGCAATGGTCCAGAccaataaggaaaaaaaaaaaaaaaattagtactgGCCAAGTAAGTTAAATTTCCATTTATGCCTAAAAAATAGTACAGACAGATTGCATTATAATTCATTTATGTGTCTTCTCCGTTGTCCTCAAGAATAAGAGGAAcaatatttaacaaaaaaataaaaaataataagaggAACAAGAAAGGCTACGTAGCATTAAgtggtttagggttttgaaCTCGCTAATCTTTTAAAACATGTCACTTCATCAAATATGTCACAGTATCTGTTAGTTTTCCACTAGCATATCTCTGACATGGACGAAAATAACCCTCGATTGCCGGAAAGTTTAATTATACGAAGTATGTACATCCGTCCATTTCAAAAATCATGTGactcaaattctaattgaaatTTCATGGAATAATAAGAAGGTCATCATACTATATTCCAAGGTAATTTTCATCATATTTTTGTCGATAGTGAGCGATATCAATATTTATGTTGGAATATTCATCGTAAACTATGCTATAGATATTTTTGCAAAAACCGATAATTTCAAAATCCTAGAGTACATAGCAAAAAATTTCGAAAGAGAAAGGAAACAAGGAAGAATGATTGATTTGAATAAAAATGTATGAGTTTGATTCATCATGAGAACCAAAAGGAGAGGTGGTATGTGTGAGATGAAATGAGAGCCGAGGTCAGCCTCCtcttccacctcctcctctatgCAGCTATATGGGGTAGAGCTGGTGGTGGTCAAGACCACATGTTCCCATAAATGCATGAACAAAATGCCAAAGTGCTAGACTTATATATACACAGTACAGACTAATATTATTTATGCCCGGCCCCCTTTTGCTTGTACAGTTTCTGTGTCTCCTTGAGTTGCTCTCACTGTCCCCCTTACCTATCTCCATGGTCGTTTTGCCTAATTTCCCACAGGCGTGGCTACATCTTGGCCTTATTTTGCCTCCCCTCACCACTGGAAAATAGGGCTTCCATTTCATTTTTCTAACTTAGCAGGACGTGGATGTCAGTCTCATTGAATTGTCGTATACATTGGTGCCTTTTTGTTGTGGAGAAAACTTATTTTACCAACGGTTGTATACAATCATACGTCCCTCTCTTATCATGTATTTCATCACATAACTTAATGAGAGAGATACAATGATTGTATCTGATTGATGATACCCTAGAATCTCTCATTCTTTTAGCACCTAGTAGAATGTGTATCTTGAAGTAGGCTTGTGCAAGTCCATGGGATATATGTATATTGGGTTCTTCTCTATGGATGTCTTTTTGCCTTTTCACCATGAAATTGAGTTGGATGAAGGGAAGTTATTTCACTCTTTTTTATCTCCTTTGGTACTCCTCTTAATGTTTCATCAAATCTTTCATAACACAACATGATAAGAGAAATACATAATAGTATACGACTAAGACATCCCAAAACCTCTCATTCTTTTGGTAATTGGTAGTAAAGTAGGCTTAGGTAAGTCCACTGGATTTTTTGAATTTCATTCTTGGGAGGGTgcaattttcattcttattttctCCTTCTGCGCTCCTCTCATTATTTCTAACCTTAGATTTGAATAATTTAAAGCTGAATCAAGAAACATAAACCATAGTAAACAAGAGGGACAAATTTGTGGtttgaagaagagagaagaacaaccTTTCTAATAAGTACTCTAAATTTTAATCCAAGTCCAACATACACAATGGAGGGAAAGCACAGAATATAAGACAATAACTTTtgcaaatcaaatcataaaattGGGTTCTCAGTAAACATTTCCAGGGAAATTAATCAAATCCTGAAGTGGCCCCACATGCCAACTTTCcccatgtttttgtttttgtcagTCTATTATTTAGTCTCCATCCTAAAAGGCTCCCAGAGAGGAGTTGATTTACTGAAGAATCTTCCCACCACCCTAGAATCCAAAATCCTAATGGCCTCCTCTGACTGGATGCACCTGGGAGTTTTGTACTGGTTCACAGAGGATCCCTGGGAGACGGAGAAATCCATGAGTGCATCAAAAGTCCCTTGCTTCACAATTCGGATCTCCAGTGGTCCTATGGAATTGTCCTTCCTCCTGCACCTTCGGTACACCGAGTCCAGGGACTGTTCCACTGTGGAGCAGCATTGCTCCATAATGCTGGTCTCCAGTTCTATCATGTCATTGTTTTCTTTGGTCTTGAGCTCCCAGAAGAGCACATAGTGGCCTGGGATTGAGGAGGTGTCGGCGTAGCTGGTGTACTCAATGAGGAGGAAGCCGAGGGGCTCGAGGAGGAGCTTCGCTTGCGTGACAGCGTTTAGAAGGTCTTCTTCATTGGTTTTGTCCGTGTCGATGCTCAGAACCACATTTCTCCTGTGCATGAATCTGAACTGAGGAGCTTTGTTGTGGAAGCCAGTCACCATTAGAATGTCACCAACTCTGTACCTGTATAGCCCTATGTACAAACAACAAACAAATGATAAATAATTTACTATGATGAGGTCAATTAGATTGAAAATTCACAGTCGGGTCATGAGTTAGAGAAGAAAATATGCTCTATCATGTGTTTGTCTCTCTCATCTCATGATTAATCATGTGATGAGAGAGATAGACATATAGTTGTATACAATTGATGACGTACAAGAATCTCTCGAATTAGTGAGCAAGATGCTCTAAAATGAATGCAGCATTTTATAGTTGCGAGGTAAATAAATTTCCTGTGCATGTTTAagagatgaaaaataaaatacatgaaGCATGTGGGTCAGATCTAAAAATATGAAGTAAGAGTACCTGTAAAAGTTGTGACAACAAGTTCATAATAGTGACCAAGCTTAACATCCATTAGATCAACCGTTTCCAAAGTTTCCTCCTCATCGGCCTTTGGGCATTCTTGACCAGAAACACCTTCGCGCGAGGCTACCTCTTCGTGGCGTTTCTCCACGGGTAGGAACTCGAAGTAGGCCATGTTCGGAAGGAGGGTGTAAGCAACATCATGCGGCTTGCTTAGCGGGTTGAAATTGATTCCGAAATAGCATTCAGAAGAAGCATACATTGTTGAAATCAAAGGCAGTCCACCAGAATAGAATTCAAGAGTTGGGATATACTGAGCCATGGAACCTGTGACTATAACCTCGATGTACTTTGTTCTTGGCCAAAGCCTCTTAACTATCCCTTCCAATGACTTGTTACTAAATTCGTGCCTGATCAAATCGGCCAACTCTGGATTCGGTTTGCTAAGGACTAAAGACACAGCATTTCGGCAACTGGAGTCAGTGATCCAGTCACTGACAAGACCTGAGCCTATGTTTGAGCACAACTCCTCCCAGTGGTCCTCTAAGAATTTGATGGCCCGGAGAAAAGCGGACGCAAAAACTGCACCAACCCTGAGGACCTCATCCCTTTGTACTAAACCACATAGTAACTGGCAGTACATACTCTGCTTGCTGTCTGAGCACAAGATGGTCGCATCCGGGCTTGTGTAGATGTTAAACCGATTGAAAGGGCGGTTGCGAAAGTTACTGCTCTTGTAGTAGCTGGTCAGGACAGGCCTTGCCACCATTCCTGAAGGAGTACTAATTTCCGGTTTGATAAACAAGAGGTACATTCCTTTCCCTTGGTCCAAGCCATCCACATACCTGAATTTGGAACAATGAGAATTTCTCAATTGCCTTGTTTTTTCACTGTTACATCGATTTAGAACGATggaaaaatttaatataaaacacaaaaggagtAAAAAAGGTAGCTTCTCACTTGTTCATCACCGGCACAAGGAGATTATAAAAGAATGTCTTCCTGTCCAAGTCTTCAACAGTCGAAGGCATCATCTTCGGCTGTCCTCCTGAAGTTCCTGAGCTGTGAAAGACATAACTATTAGAACAAAAAatattcatgaaaaataaaattaaaaaattatcctTGTATCCAAATATTCATACCTGGTGAGGAGCTCAGTGATTTTTTGAGCCGAGATGATCTCAGACGGCTCTCCATTGGCAATTCGCTCGATGTAAGGCTTGACATCTTCGTAGTTCACAACAGGAACTTTCTTCTTGAAATCTATCTTGTCATGGTGGCCATTGAGAAACCCCTTCAGATATTCGGTCTGCGCATTTTTCGATAGTATCTCTTCCAACACCTGCTGCTGTACTTCATACGCATTTGTTGTCAGGTCCTCCAGAAGCTTCAAACCATACTCACTGTCATTTGGATTAAAGCTGGGAATCATCCTTGCCAACATTAGGAGGCAAAACTAAAAAGCAAATTTCGGTTCAAAGCTCGCTCTACGACATGTAATTTACTGTGTCAGAAGCAATGAATCGAAAAAGTAATCGGAGTTTCGGTCTGATTTGATCAAGTAGGACTTGAAACTTTTAGAAAAAGCAgatttcctcttccttttttAACTGAATTTTGTAATATGGAAAGGTGCCTTGCAGGAGAAAGAAAGTGCAAGAGGAGTGAAAGTGCTTAACGAGCAAAGGAAGAGAAAGTGCAACATATTTGTATGAGCCATTTGTCTTGCAATTGAAGGCTTCTCAACGTGGTTTCTGTGTAGCAGCTGAGAAGAAAGGGTGGAGGGAAATGATTAAATACCAGATTCTGGAGGGGATTTTGGGAAATGATGttattcaaaacaataaaagataaataaaaagaaggTAATGTGAGGGAAGTTGAGGAGGCTATGGAGGTCCTACGCACGTGCCCTTGTCTGGTAAGCTgtgaataatattttaaaaaatcatgggtcaaattcaaaggctttttagctaaaacaATCTTTAAAATTGTCATAGCTTCTTATTTTAGTCACTGACATTAAAAAATGATAGAAATGGTCTATGAGTTTGTTCGCTgttaatcattttggtcattctttGAAAAATCTCCGTCAAATGGAAAAGCAAATAGAGAGGATGATTGgacaaaaatactctcaatttaACGAGAATTTTTCATAGAATGACTCAAATGATTGACGGTAAACAAATTCAGAGATCgcttatattttgatttttaatgtCAAAGATCAAAGTGAGGAATTATACCAATATGAGagatcattttagctaaaaagccaaCTCAAAACTACCTTCAATTTTACCTTCTTTTCCTGCAGAACAAACTATATGatacaatttttttatatataatttcaaaCTCAAAGCAACAGATAAGCTTGGTCTGCATTTTAGCATTCAGCCATAACTGCCAAGTAGTGCTGCCAAAAACAATACTCTGTCTAATTAGCCAGATGGAATGAGAAATAACAAATAAACGACAAAACAAACAACAGAAGACTTAGATGAAAACAATAACTAACTAAAATACCGCATATGTAGCTTAGATCAGTTGATCAGAGCTAACAGATAAGCTTGGTCTGCATTTTAGCATTCAGCCATCACTGCCAGTAGTGCTGCCAAAACCAATACTCTGTCTAATTAGCCAGATGGAATGAGAAatcacaaataaacaaaaaaacaaacaacaaaagaCTTAGATGAAAACAATAACTAACTAAAATACCGCATATGTAGCTTAGATCCGTTGACCAGAACGTCGTTTACTGGTCTCTTGCACTCGAGTTTTACTCCCTCAGTAAAAGTCCCTGCAAGATGTCCAattgctttttattttattttatttaaacttttttttttatgaaagaaTCAGACAAAGCCATCAAAATATAGCAATCGTGGACAAGCTCTGGCTTCTGATAGAAACAGAGATTTTTACAGGAAACATCTTTTTAAGAAGGGGACTGATAGATTTATTCATGGTTTTCCTGATTTCAGCAGACATTTTGTCAAACAGTtgattaaatttaattaagacaGAAATAATTAT
Proteins encoded in this window:
- the LOC126596404 gene encoding indole-3-acetic acid-amido synthetase GH3.17-like, translated to MLARMIPSFNPNDSEYGLKLLEDLTTNAYEVQQQVLEEILSKNAQTEYLKGFLNGHHDKIDFKKKVPVVNYEDVKPYIERIANGEPSEIISAQKITELLTSSGTSGGQPKMMPSTVEDLDRKTFFYNLLVPVMNKYVDGLDQGKGMYLLFIKPEISTPSGMVARPVLTSYYKSSNFRNRPFNRFNIYTSPDATILCSDSKQSMYCQLLCGLVQRDEVLRVGAVFASAFLRAIKFLEDHWEELCSNIGSGLVSDWITDSSCRNAVSLVLSKPNPELADLIRHEFSNKSLEGIVKRLWPRTKYIEVIVTGSMAQYIPTLEFYSGGLPLISTMYASSECYFGINFNPLSKPHDVAYTLLPNMAYFEFLPVEKRHEEVASREGVSGQECPKADEEETLETVDLMDVKLGHYYELVVTTFTGLYRYRVGDILMVTGFHNKAPQFRFMHRRNVVLSIDTDKTNEEDLLNAVTQAKLLLEPLGFLLIEYTSYADTSSIPGHYVLFWELKTKENNDMIELETSIMEQCCSTVEQSLDSVYRRCRRKDNSIGPLEIRIVKQGTFDALMDFSVSQGSSVNQYKTPRCIQSEEAIRILDSRVVGRFFSKSTPLWEPFRMETK